The following coding sequences lie in one Streptomyces xiamenensis genomic window:
- a CDS encoding serine/threonine protein kinase, translating into MEDLGGADPRRIGRYRPLAVLGEGGMGRVLLATGPHGNLVAVKRVHEHLAGDADFRKRFKREVAASRKVRSPHTAAVVDAEIDAEVPWLASEFVYGPSLHRVLEETGRLPADAVLRLAAGLAAALRDIHAARLVHRDLSPSNVMLADDGPKVIDFGIVRAAEGAGTTRLQTMTTAVTRSGSVIGAPGFMSPEQAQGAELTPASDMFSLGTILLMACTGTNPFEGPGIPQTMFNVVYATPELGAVPDRLRRVIEPCLSKTPGERPTPARVLELIGPLPEAGAGAARCWPPAVHRMAEAQRAQVRGLVPAADAPTVTADAVPPTVVAPPTGPRAPDRQNPAGGVVAAVGLVVLLILALVVWLPGGDKDDTAGGGTPAPTATETFDEERSDPVDEADTGTDTEWEPEPEPEPEPEPDPVGDAETGDCFTNHGTMQDLDLTPAGCGDGTFEAVAVYHDSTDYDDCDGVQDVDWSVNYPYWETTLCLSYHHSSGTAYHAQPGDCVYGEQGDSSYWGEADCETGNFTVVARFGEDSPSSDCDSWTWHHSRYFSVEGWPELGVRLCLAMNYPDDAGVAQQNNCMIKSGPDTAATFTFSGCEEGNVYVTGRTSTYNDIAFCGNDGSTTWQNSDFPDLGYTVCWQWL; encoded by the coding sequence GGCCGGGTGCTGCTGGCCACCGGGCCGCACGGCAACCTGGTCGCCGTCAAGCGCGTGCACGAACACCTCGCCGGTGACGCGGATTTCCGCAAACGCTTCAAGCGTGAGGTCGCGGCCTCGCGCAAGGTCCGCAGCCCGCACACCGCGGCCGTGGTGGACGCCGAGATCGACGCGGAGGTGCCGTGGCTGGCCTCCGAGTTCGTGTACGGCCCCTCGCTGCACCGGGTCCTGGAGGAGACCGGGCGGCTGCCGGCCGACGCCGTCCTGCGGCTGGCCGCCGGCCTCGCCGCCGCCCTGCGCGACATCCACGCGGCGCGCCTCGTGCACCGCGACCTGTCGCCGTCCAATGTGATGCTGGCCGACGACGGTCCCAAGGTCATCGACTTCGGGATCGTGCGCGCCGCCGAGGGCGCCGGCACCACCCGGCTGCAGACCATGACCACGGCCGTCACCCGCTCCGGCTCGGTCATCGGGGCGCCCGGGTTCATGTCGCCCGAGCAGGCACAGGGGGCGGAACTGACCCCGGCCAGCGACATGTTCTCGCTCGGCACGATCCTGCTGATGGCGTGCACCGGCACCAACCCCTTCGAGGGCCCCGGCATCCCGCAGACCATGTTCAACGTGGTGTACGCGACGCCCGAGCTGGGCGCGGTCCCCGACCGGCTGCGCCGGGTCATCGAGCCGTGCCTGTCCAAGACCCCGGGCGAACGCCCCACCCCGGCCCGCGTCCTGGAGCTGATCGGCCCGCTGCCCGAGGCCGGGGCCGGGGCGGCCCGTTGCTGGCCGCCCGCCGTGCACCGGATGGCCGAGGCGCAGCGGGCACAGGTGCGCGGGCTCGTCCCGGCGGCGGACGCGCCCACGGTCACCGCGGACGCGGTGCCCCCGACGGTGGTCGCCCCGCCCACCGGGCCCCGGGCGCCCGATCGGCAGAACCCGGCCGGCGGGGTGGTGGCCGCCGTGGGCCTGGTCGTGCTGCTGATCCTCGCCCTGGTGGTGTGGTTGCCCGGCGGCGACAAGGACGACACGGCCGGTGGCGGTACGCCGGCCCCCACCGCCACCGAGACCTTTGACGAGGAGCGGTCCGACCCGGTGGACGAGGCGGACACCGGTACCGACACCGAGTGGGAACCGGAGCCGGAGCCGGAACCCGAGCCGGAACCCGACCCCGTCGGGGACGCGGAAACGGGCGACTGCTTCACCAACCACGGCACCATGCAGGACCTCGACCTGACACCGGCCGGCTGCGGCGACGGCACCTTCGAGGCCGTGGCCGTCTACCACGACAGCACGGACTACGACGACTGCGACGGCGTCCAGGACGTCGACTGGTCCGTCAACTACCCGTACTGGGAAACCACCTTGTGCCTCAGCTACCACCACAGCAGCGGCACCGCCTACCACGCACAGCCCGGCGACTGCGTGTACGGCGAGCAGGGCGACAGCAGTTACTGGGGCGAGGCCGACTGCGAGACCGGCAACTTCACCGTGGTCGCCCGGTTCGGCGAGGACAGCCCCTCCAGCGACTGCGACTCCTGGACCTGGCACCACAGCCGCTACTTCTCCGTGGAGGGCTGGCCGGAGCTGGGCGTACGGCTCTGCCTGGCCATGAACTACCCCGACGACGCGGGCGTCGCCCAGCAGAACAACTGCATGATCAAGTCCGGCCCGGACACCGCCGCGACCTTCACCTTCTCCGGCTGCGAGGAGGGGAACGTCTACGTCACCGGCCGCACCAGCACCTACAACGACATCGCGTTCTGCGGCAACGACGGCTCGACCACCTGGCAGAACTCCGACTTCCCCGACCTCGGCTACACGGTGTGCTGGCAGTGGCTGTGA
- a CDS encoding maleylpyruvate isomerase family mycothiol-dependent enzyme: MRPESYLSHLRRELDAFRATLGADLGAPVEHCGPWTLRDLAGHLGSGNLWAATAVTEGHGDHHPPAPRDPGALLEWYDGGCATLLAALDADPAAPAWSFAPPPTVGFWQRRRAQETLIHRWDAEHALGAAKPLDPVLAADGVAEVFDTMAPRMITRGLATGPPHALRVTATDTGASWTYGPGEPVATLAGPAGELLLLLWGRMAEGEGDLSWSGDRAAGLLVLGSRLTP; encoded by the coding sequence ATGCGTCCCGAGTCGTACCTGAGCCATCTGCGCCGCGAACTCGACGCTTTCCGGGCTACGTTGGGCGCCGACTTGGGCGCGCCCGTCGAACACTGCGGCCCTTGGACGCTGCGCGATCTGGCCGGGCACCTGGGCAGCGGCAATCTGTGGGCGGCCACAGCCGTCACCGAGGGGCACGGGGACCATCACCCGCCCGCACCGCGGGACCCCGGAGCGCTGCTGGAGTGGTACGACGGCGGGTGCGCGACGCTGCTGGCCGCCCTGGACGCCGATCCGGCGGCTCCGGCCTGGTCGTTCGCCCCACCGCCCACGGTCGGTTTCTGGCAGCGGCGGCGGGCGCAGGAGACGCTGATCCACCGGTGGGACGCGGAGCACGCGCTCGGGGCGGCCAAGCCGCTCGATCCCGTTCTGGCGGCGGACGGTGTCGCGGAGGTCTTCGACACGATGGCGCCGCGGATGATCACCCGGGGTCTGGCGACCGGGCCGCCGCACGCGCTGCGGGTGACGGCCACGGACACCGGGGCCTCGTGGACGTATGGACCCGGCGAACCGGTGGCCACGCTGGCGGGGCCGGCCGGGGAGCTGCTTCTGCTGCTGTGGGGCCGGATGGCCGAGGGCGAGGGCGACCTGTCATGGTCCGGCGACCGCGCGGCCGGGCTGCTCGTCCTGGGCTCGCGGCTGACGCCGTGA
- a CDS encoding GNAT family N-acetyltransferase: MRSDVTLLPLDRPLLTALLAVAVADADPPEVMPPVPDPTGGDGWTAERRAAFVRFHAWRSLPPDPVESTYAITVAGRVAGAARLCPRPDRNSNREREGPGTVEADTVEAGLWIGRSYRGAGVGGTVLRLLIDRARADGHDRLYLSTTPENTAMRQLMSGIGLIGTQGEFAL; the protein is encoded by the coding sequence ATGCGTTCCGATGTGACCCTGCTCCCGCTCGACCGGCCCCTGCTGACCGCACTGCTCGCCGTGGCGGTCGCGGACGCGGACCCGCCGGAGGTGATGCCGCCGGTCCCGGACCCGACGGGCGGCGACGGCTGGACGGCGGAGCGCCGGGCCGCGTTCGTGCGGTTCCACGCGTGGCGTTCGCTGCCGCCGGACCCGGTGGAGTCGACGTACGCGATCACCGTGGCCGGCCGGGTGGCGGGCGCGGCGCGGCTGTGCCCCCGCCCGGACCGGAACAGCAACCGGGAGCGCGAGGGGCCGGGCACGGTGGAGGCGGACACGGTGGAGGCCGGCCTGTGGATCGGCCGCTCGTACCGGGGCGCGGGGGTGGGCGGCACGGTCCTCCGGCTGCTGATCGACCGGGCCCGGGCGGACGGTCACGACCGGCTGTATCTGTCCACGACCCCGGAGAACACAGCGATGCGGCAGCTGATGTCCGGCATCGGCCTGATCGGTACCCAGGGGGAGTTCGCGCTGTGA
- a CDS encoding PIG-L deacetylase family protein, giving the protein MATLVAFHAHPDDEVLLTGGTLARAAAEGHRVVIVAATDGHMDAVPPQGAPRLAELRAAAGVLGAHRVVHLGYADSGHGKDLYPDPADRPRLARADTQEAAGRLADVLRQERADLLLGYDRNGGYGHRDHVKVHEIGRRAFTSGAVPRLLEGTVPRETAARVARALREDATRLERMFLPRAEITHAVNVRRYAALKQRALAEHRSQTGGKLPGTLLGLPVPLFRALLGREWFSEVGRPRRP; this is encoded by the coding sequence ATGGCGACCCTGGTGGCTTTTCACGCGCATCCCGATGACGAAGTCCTCCTGACTGGCGGCACCTTGGCGCGGGCCGCCGCCGAAGGGCACCGGGTGGTGATCGTGGCCGCGACCGACGGCCACATGGACGCCGTGCCCCCACAGGGCGCGCCCCGGCTGGCCGAACTCCGGGCCGCCGCCGGTGTTCTGGGCGCGCACCGGGTGGTCCATCTCGGGTACGCGGACAGCGGGCACGGCAAGGACCTGTACCCCGACCCGGCCGACCGGCCGCGCCTGGCACGGGCCGATACCCAGGAGGCCGCCGGGCGGCTCGCCGACGTGCTGCGGCAGGAGCGGGCCGATCTGCTGCTGGGGTACGACCGCAACGGCGGCTACGGGCACCGCGACCACGTGAAGGTGCACGAGATCGGGCGCCGGGCGTTCACGTCCGGAGCCGTGCCACGGCTGCTGGAGGGCACCGTGCCGCGCGAGACGGCTGCCCGGGTGGCGCGGGCGCTGCGCGAGGACGCCACCCGCCTGGAGCGGATGTTCCTGCCGCGCGCGGAGATCACGCACGCCGTCAACGTCCGCCGCTACGCCGCCCTCAAGCAGCGGGCCCTGGCCGAGCACCGCTCGCAGACCGGCGGCAAGCTGCCCGGCACCCTGCTCGGTCTGCCCGTCCCGCTCTTCCGGGCGCTGCTGGGACGGGAGTGGTTCAGCGAGGTCGGGCGGCCGCGGCGGCCCTGA
- a CDS encoding pyridoxamine 5'-phosphate oxidase family protein produces the protein MPDHPFDVDAFLAAPRTARLATNTPAGPAVRPVWFLWEEGAFWTLTGPWAKLRQHVEADPRVAVVVDDCDLATGRVRQVMARGGAELLPFDVPRGRRKLSRYLGPDESRWDRRFTGYLYGDPTAGGAVWLRLAPATLTVKDLSYAVEPPAGPASP, from the coding sequence ATGCCTGACCATCCGTTCGATGTCGACGCCTTCCTCGCCGCGCCCCGCACCGCGCGACTGGCCACCAACACCCCGGCCGGGCCCGCCGTCCGGCCGGTGTGGTTCCTGTGGGAGGAGGGCGCGTTCTGGACGCTCACCGGCCCCTGGGCGAAGCTGCGGCAGCACGTGGAGGCCGATCCCCGGGTGGCCGTGGTGGTCGACGACTGCGACCTGGCGACCGGCAGGGTCCGGCAGGTCATGGCGCGCGGCGGCGCCGAACTCCTGCCCTTCGACGTGCCGCGCGGCCGCCGCAAGCTCAGCCGCTACCTCGGCCCCGACGAGTCCCGCTGGGATCGGCGGTTCACCGGGTATCTGTACGGCGACCCCACGGCGGGCGGCGCCGTCTGGCTGCGCCTGGCCCCGGCCACCCTCACCGTCAAGGACCTGAGTTACGCCGTGGAACCACCCGCCGGGCCCGCCTCGCCGTAG
- a CDS encoding PH domain-containing protein yields MAYADRYLADDEELLYETRQHWTTLVSEFVQLVVIAAVAAVLTLIIGDLGSPVAWVVLGLAGIAIIWRWLVPMLQWRSTVYFLTTKRLHKRTGFLNKVGRSIPLSRVNDVSFSASLWERIMRYGTLHVQSASEQGKMTFKHVPSPEEFKNRVYEALDRVED; encoded by the coding sequence ATGGCTTACGCGGACCGTTACCTCGCCGACGACGAAGAACTCCTTTACGAGACCAGGCAGCACTGGACCACGCTGGTCAGTGAGTTCGTGCAACTGGTCGTCATCGCGGCGGTGGCGGCCGTACTGACGCTGATCATCGGGGACCTGGGCTCCCCCGTGGCGTGGGTGGTGCTGGGGCTCGCGGGGATCGCGATCATCTGGCGGTGGCTGGTGCCGATGCTGCAATGGCGTTCGACGGTGTACTTCCTGACCACCAAGCGCCTGCACAAGCGCACCGGTTTCCTCAACAAGGTCGGCCGCAGCATCCCGTTGAGCCGGGTGAACGACGTGTCGTTCTCGGCGTCGCTGTGGGAGCGGATCATGCGGTACGGCACGCTGCACGTCCAGTCCGCCTCCGAGCAGGGCAAGATGACCTTCAAGCACGTGCCCAGCCCGGAGGAGTTCAAGAACCGGGTGTACGAGGCGCTGGACCGCGTCGAGGACTGA
- a CDS encoding maleylpyruvate isomerase family mycothiol-dependent enzyme, with protein sequence MCAVRRKSRAYHPDRVRDALLAQVEHVRLAAHALTPEQLARPAALPGRDVSSLLAHIAGQIDAVPRLLAEPAPAATRPALDLDEWAVHPGAGIGDAPEAAGDPVEAIDAAAEELDAVLETAVREDLLLPHRFGPMRGLDFTVTRVVELVVHSDDLTRSLQSPVRLDRGALAISVRVLADALAAKAPGNSTELRVPPFVAVQCLPGPRHTRGTPPSVVEADPITWLRLATGRATWAQTAATGRLKASGERAISLAGQLPVLG encoded by the coding sequence ATGTGTGCCGTCCGGCGCAAGTCGCGCGCCTACCACCCCGACCGAGTCCGTGACGCGCTGCTCGCGCAGGTGGAACACGTACGGCTGGCCGCCCACGCCCTCACGCCCGAGCAGCTCGCCCGGCCCGCCGCCCTGCCGGGCCGCGACGTCAGCTCCCTGCTCGCGCACATCGCGGGCCAGATCGACGCCGTCCCCCGGCTCCTCGCCGAGCCCGCCCCCGCCGCCACCCGGCCCGCGCTCGATCTCGACGAGTGGGCCGTCCACCCCGGCGCCGGCATCGGCGACGCCCCCGAGGCCGCGGGCGACCCGGTGGAGGCCATCGACGCAGCCGCCGAGGAACTGGACGCCGTCCTGGAGACGGCCGTCCGCGAGGACCTCCTCCTGCCGCACCGCTTCGGCCCGATGCGCGGCCTGGACTTCACCGTCACCCGGGTGGTGGAGCTGGTGGTGCACAGCGACGACCTGACCCGCTCCCTGCAGAGCCCCGTCCGGCTGGACCGCGGCGCCCTGGCCATCTCCGTCCGGGTGCTGGCGGACGCCCTGGCCGCCAAGGCCCCCGGCAACTCCACCGAGCTGCGCGTTCCGCCGTTCGTCGCCGTCCAGTGCCTGCCGGGCCCCCGGCACACCCGCGGCACCCCGCCCTCGGTCGTCGAGGCCGACCCCATCACCTGGCTGCGGCTGGCCACCGGCCGCGCCACCTGGGCGCAGACCGCCGCCACCG